In Euzebyales bacterium, the genomic window TAGAGCAGATCGGTCGAGACGAGCCCCAGATCGATCGTGGTGACACCCTCGGCACGTGCCCCCCGCATCACCGCCTCGGCGATCTCGTCCGAGCTCGTGCGCATGTCCCTGCCGACCAGCAGGTATGGGGCGTCGAACTCGATCGCGGCCGCGCGCCCGATCAGGTAGACGATGTCGGCGTCGAGCTCCTGGGGCACCAGCCCACGGACGTCGTAGGCCTTGACGATGCGGTCGAGGTTGGACAGCGAGGCCATGTCCACAGCGGTCCTGACACACTCAGGCGTCGCGCGTGCGCGTCAACGCGACGACGACCCCGCGCTGCTCCTGCTCGATAGGCATCTGCAGCTGGCCCTCGAGCTCGAAGACCTCCTCCTGCAGCAGCGTCCCGGTCACCGGCTCGTACGGGTGCCCGTCACCGCCGACGGGCTTCGGGTCGACGGCTGCTACCGCGCGCGGGGTCGACGGTTCCGCGTCGTACACCGGCGCCGTGGCGCGCTCGACGCGCGTGTGCGTGCCCCGACCCGCACCGGTCCGCGCCCCGGAGGGCGGGATCAGCCCAAACGCCTCGGCCAGCCGCGGCAACGCCGCCGTCAACGCGGCGTAGCGGTCCATGCGCGGGTCACTGTCAACGGCGTCCGGCGGCGCGGCCACGTCCGGCTCAGGCTCGGGCGGCGGTGTGCGGCGGTCCAGCCGCTCCCACCCCTTCGGCACGATCAGCACGTCGGCGTGGAACGCGCACAGGTCGTAGTACGCAGGATCCTTGTCAGCCGAGAGGTCGACGAGCGACGCCTGCCGGGCGTCGTAGCGGAACGACAACGTCACTGTGGCGGACTGCCGGCAGCCCGCCCGCTGACAGATCCGTTCTGTGGCCGACGGAGCCGGTCCAACGCGGGTTTCATGGAACCAAGCTCCGCGAACTTCGTGATCACTCATCGCGGGCCAACAGTAGACGACACGGCGACGGATCCGTGCGAACTGTCACCACGTCGTCAAGCCTATCGGTCGGGTTGGGCGGGGAAGTCGACCGGACGTGTCTGCAACGTCCTGTCGCGGTGCGGAACGAGGGCGTCCGACGATCCCATCCAGGTGTTTGAAGGCACCAGCGGCAACGTCAACAGGCCCGTGGACCGCGAATCGTCGCTGGAGACGCGCAGCGTGCCGTGGACCGGCTGGTCGGCCGTGACCACGACGGGCGCCCCGCCGTCGTCCACGCCGGCGTCCGCGAACTCCAGCAGCTGCATCTCTCCGGGACCGAGCTCGAGCGCGGACCACGCATCGGGCCCGGTGCCGCCAACGCTGATCGACGCGGTCGCTGCCGCCGTGCCGGGGTTGTACAGCGCAAGCTCGGGCGCGGTGCCCGCCGGGGCGGTCGCCGCGACACCGACGGGGTCGGCCTCATCGACGCCGGCGACCGAGCTGACGGCGGGACCGTCACCGGTCAGGGCCAGGAAGCCGTGGGCGACGAAGCCGACGTCGTTGGTCGAGGTCACCGACAGACCGAAGCTCGGCGACGACGACAGGCCGTCGAGCTCGATGCGATCCGACGACTCCGGACCGACGACGAGCTCCTGCTCCACCGCCTCGCCGGCGACCTGGTCGCTGGCGGTCACCGACAGCCGCGCCGGTCGCTTGTTGGGGTTCAGCACGGTGATCCACGACGTGGTGCGCTCACCCGACGCCGCGTAGGCGAACCCCGCGGACGTGGCATCCGAGGGCATCGCGTGCAGCATCGTGCGGCCATCCGGGGCCGTGGGATCGGTCGACAGCTCTGCGCCCTCGAGCTCGACATCGGGAAGGTCGGGCTGGCCGAAGCGCT contains:
- a CDS encoding DUF3499 family protein; protein product: MSDHEVRGAWFHETRVGPAPSATERICQRAGCRQSATVTLSFRYDARQASLVDLSADKDPAYYDLCAFHADVLIVPKGWERLDRRTPPPEPEPDVAAPPDAVDSDPRMDRYAALTAALPRLAEAFGLIPPSGARTGAGRGTHTRVERATAPVYDAEPSTPRAVAAVDPKPVGGDGHPYEPVTGTLLQEEVFELEGQLQMPIEQEQRGVVVALTRTRDA
- a CDS encoding DUF5719 family protein encodes the protein MSRQIALALTVLVVLIAATIAADRVLAAPSAPTAEFTEQIDVDSGAWYCVPLARADETATLTVAAVGDERSRVTVQNIAEGKATFDEAGRRELASGETIELEIPGGERPPGAVIRWHGGPVTASWEVTADDDQRLGSTCTSSPAPRWLLSGANTVVGSNARLYLFNPFETDAVARVAFATPEGRQDMVSSENLSVPAREVVAVDLNELQPEQPDLGVIVEVDAGRVIATGMQRFGQPDLPDVELEGAELSTDPTAPDGRTMLHAMPSDATSAGFAYAASGERTTSWITVLNPNKRPARLSVTASDQVAGEAVEQELVVGPESSDRIELDGLSSSPSFGLSVTSTNDVGFVAHGFLALTGDGPAVSSVAGVDEADPVGVAATAPAGTAPELALYNPGTAAATASISVGGTGPDAWSALELGPGEMQLLEFADAGVDDGGAPVVVTADQPVHGTLRVSSDDSRSTGLLTLPLVPSNTWMGSSDALVPHRDRTLQTRPVDFPAQPDR